CGATCTGCTGGGTGGTTGGATTATATTACTAGGAGTGTTAGTCATGATGTATGCTCCCAGAAACTAACGAAAGTTTATCAACAGTCTAATGTCCGTGTTCGGAACTATTTTTAAAATGGCGATCGCCCTGATAGCCAGATAAATCTGCTAATTCGGCTAAAGTTTTTTCTCCTTGATACTGTTTCCCCTTGATTTCCCAAGTGGGAAAACCTTGAATATTCGCTTTCATACAAAGGTCAGTTTGGGAATTTTCTCCCTGGGGATGGCACTCAATATAATTCAATTGGGCTGCTGCATCTTTACCAAATAACTGTTTTTGATTCTGACAATGAGGACAGGTAAAAGCCCCATACATTTTTGCATCAATTTGCTTTAAATGTTGTGCTAGACCAAGTTCCGCAGCACCAGAAGTAGTAGAAATAGCATAGCCATCGGTAGTTTCAACACGAGGATTATTGATATTGGCATACACCCCCAGCGTTCCCACTAAAACAACGACCGCGACGATTACCCCCGAAAACAAAAGTTGTCCGATATCTTCCCAATCGCGACCGATAATCGACAAAATAAACAGACATACTGAAAACACAGCCGAGGCAATACAGTAAATACAAACAGCTTTGATGACAAAGGCAAGAAGATACATTAGATAGCTGCTAAACACCGCCATTGCCGTCCCTCCCAGAAACAGCAATAAACCCGTCCACTGTTCGATACTGGCGCGTAGTTTCTTTTTCTTCGGAGAAGTTAGGCACAAAGGCGCGATCGCAAAGATAATCATGCTCAAATAGCCTAAAAAACCAAATAGAGTTAAGGGTAAACCAAAAACAGTGGCATAGGGACTCGATAGCACGACATCGCAGCCACCTGTAGGACAAGCTGCCGTTCCTTCAGTTAATTTGACTACTGTTAAATAACCCGTCCCTACTGCGCCAATAGTAGCTATTCCCGCGATTAAAGGACGCGACCATCGATAAATCCAGGGAGTAGAACCTCTTCGTCTCATGAAAAACCTCACATTAT
The nucleotide sequence above comes from Stanieria cyanosphaera PCC 7437. Encoded proteins:
- a CDS encoding vitamin K epoxide reductase family protein, which produces MRRRGSTPWIYRWSRPLIAGIATIGAVGTGYLTVVKLTEGTAACPTGGCDVVLSSPYATVFGLPLTLFGFLGYLSMIIFAIAPLCLTSPKKKKLRASIEQWTGLLLFLGGTAMAVFSSYLMYLLAFVIKAVCIYCIASAVFSVCLFILSIIGRDWEDIGQLLFSGVIVAVVVLVGTLGVYANINNPRVETTDGYAISTTSGAAELGLAQHLKQIDAKMYGAFTCPHCQNQKQLFGKDAAAQLNYIECHPQGENSQTDLCMKANIQGFPTWEIKGKQYQGEKTLAELADLSGYQGDRHFKNSSEHGH